Proteins from a genomic interval of Caulobacter rhizosphaerae:
- a CDS encoding 4Fe-4S dicluster domain-containing protein, giving the protein MIEVVIEDRCSGCGDCVEACPSDVLALGAGGKAVIAAQADCQTCLLCELHCPADALFVWPETDRVAGVTAERALASGQLGAFRRDHGWGEHAATHTNQHWRMGAIFERARLQAIDIAAAKTARTEEGCST; this is encoded by the coding sequence ATGATCGAGGTCGTCATCGAGGATCGTTGCTCAGGCTGCGGCGACTGCGTCGAGGCCTGTCCCAGTGATGTACTGGCGCTGGGGGCGGGCGGCAAGGCGGTGATCGCGGCCCAGGCTGACTGTCAGACGTGCCTGCTGTGCGAGCTCCACTGTCCAGCCGACGCCCTGTTCGTCTGGCCCGAGACCGACCGGGTCGCGGGCGTGACCGCCGAGCGGGCCCTGGCGTCCGGCCAACTGGGCGCCTTCCGGCGCGACCACGGCTGGGGCGAACACGCGGCGACCCACACCAACCAACACTGGCGGATGGGAGCGATCTTCGAGCGCGCCCGCCTGCAGGCGATCGATATCGCCGCCGCCAAGACCGCTCGCACTGAGGAAGGATGCTCCACATGA
- a CDS encoding peroxiredoxin-like family protein, with protein MSRKSLKERLADLHAERVRTWDPAALKINVDQRRTLVETADTARWIQVGDRLDPFVLRDVEGGDLPLEALIQRGPAVLVFFRFAGCPACNIALPYYEEALAPGLRDLGATLVAVSPQVPERLGEIKTRHDLSFKVASDPDNALARRFGILYTADEASQAAQRAKGGFIGDTTGTGTWELPQPAVVVIDHERVVRFVDVSPDWLVRTEADPVLEAVRDITLVPAE; from the coding sequence ATGAGCCGCAAGAGCCTGAAGGAACGCTTGGCCGACCTGCACGCCGAGCGCGTGCGCACCTGGGACCCAGCAGCGCTGAAGATCAATGTCGACCAACGGCGCACGCTGGTCGAGACGGCCGATACCGCGCGATGGATCCAGGTCGGCGACCGCCTGGATCCGTTCGTGCTGCGTGACGTGGAAGGTGGAGACCTGCCGCTGGAGGCGCTGATCCAGCGCGGGCCGGCCGTGCTGGTGTTCTTTCGTTTCGCGGGCTGCCCGGCCTGCAACATCGCTCTGCCGTATTACGAGGAAGCGCTGGCCCCCGGCCTGCGGGATCTGGGCGCGACCCTGGTGGCGGTCAGCCCGCAGGTTCCGGAGCGCCTGGGCGAGATCAAGACCCGCCACGACCTGAGCTTCAAGGTCGCCTCGGATCCGGACAACGCCCTCGCTCGCCGGTTCGGCATCCTCTACACGGCCGACGAGGCCAGCCAGGCGGCCCAGCGCGCCAAGGGCGGCTTCATCGGCGATACGACCGGCACGGGAACCTGGGAGCTGCCGCAGCCCGCCGTCGTCGTCATCGACCACGAGCGGGTCGTCCGGTTCGTCGACGTCAGCCCCGACTGGCTGGTCCGCACCGAGGCGGACCCCGTCCTTGAGGCCGTCCGCGACATCACCCTGGTTCCCGCCGAATAG
- a CDS encoding LLM class flavin-dependent oxidoreductase, with the protein MTAQRQLKLGFILHGVGPGWGDWRHPNAHPGASTDFQFYKRQAQVAEAGKFDFLFVADSVYITEKSSPHYLNRFEPLTILSALAGATSHIGLVATLTVSYSEPFNVARQFASLDHISGGRAGWNVVTSWLEGSAANYSREKHYAHDVRYRLAGEYLDVVQGLWDSWEDDALTFDKAGGEFFDPKKLHTLDHKGEFFSVKGPLNISRSPQGQPVIFQAGASEDGKAFAAKRADAIFVSHEEIDTAKAYYQDIKARAAGYGRDPDQLHVLPAARPVVGRSAQEAEALYKELTELVSLDNALSMLARPFNEYDFGQHDPDGPFPLEAAEFGANSNQSAVNRIVAAVKEEGLTLRETALRFATPRGHFVGDPEQVADSLQRWFEERASDGFVLFESLPGQLEAFVELVVPILQARGLFRADYEGTTFRESLGLDFPANRYAPTLAAAE; encoded by the coding sequence ATGACCGCACAACGCCAACTGAAGCTGGGTTTCATCCTGCACGGCGTCGGCCCGGGCTGGGGCGACTGGCGCCATCCGAACGCCCATCCCGGGGCCAGCACCGATTTCCAGTTCTACAAGCGCCAGGCGCAAGTCGCCGAGGCGGGCAAGTTCGACTTCCTGTTCGTGGCCGACAGCGTCTACATCACCGAAAAGTCCAGCCCGCATTATCTGAATCGCTTCGAGCCGCTGACCATCCTGTCGGCCCTGGCCGGTGCGACCAGCCATATCGGCCTCGTGGCCACCCTGACGGTCAGCTACAGCGAGCCGTTCAATGTCGCTCGACAGTTCGCCTCGCTGGACCACATCAGCGGCGGCCGCGCAGGCTGGAACGTCGTCACCTCTTGGCTGGAGGGCAGCGCCGCCAACTACAGCCGCGAGAAGCATTACGCCCATGACGTACGCTACCGCCTGGCCGGCGAGTATCTGGACGTGGTCCAGGGGCTGTGGGACTCATGGGAAGACGACGCCCTGACCTTCGACAAGGCGGGCGGCGAGTTCTTCGACCCGAAGAAGCTGCACACCCTGGATCACAAGGGCGAGTTCTTCTCGGTGAAAGGGCCGCTCAACATCAGCCGCTCGCCGCAGGGCCAGCCGGTGATCTTCCAGGCTGGCGCGTCCGAAGACGGCAAGGCGTTCGCCGCCAAGCGGGCCGACGCCATCTTCGTCTCCCACGAGGAGATCGACACGGCCAAGGCCTACTACCAGGACATCAAGGCCCGCGCCGCCGGCTACGGTCGCGATCCGGACCAGTTACACGTGCTGCCCGCCGCCCGCCCGGTCGTCGGCCGCAGCGCGCAGGAGGCCGAGGCGCTCTACAAAGAGCTGACTGAGCTGGTGTCACTGGACAACGCGCTGTCGATGCTGGCCCGCCCGTTCAACGAATACGACTTCGGCCAGCACGATCCGGACGGCCCGTTCCCACTGGAGGCGGCCGAGTTCGGGGCCAACTCGAACCAGAGCGCCGTGAACCGCATCGTCGCAGCGGTGAAGGAAGAAGGCCTGACTCTGCGCGAGACGGCCCTGCGCTTCGCCACGCCGCGCGGCCACTTCGTCGGCGACCCCGAGCAGGTGGCCGACAGCCTTCAGCGGTGGTTCGAGGAACGCGCGTCCGACGGTTTCGTGCTGTTCGAGAGCTTGCCCGGCCAACTGGAGGCCTTCGTCGAGCTGGTCGTGCCGATCCTGCAGGCGAGGGGACTCTTCCGGGCGGACTATGAGGGGACGACCTTCCGGGAGAGCCTGGGCCTTGATTTTCCCGCCAACCGCTACGCCCCGACGCTGGCGGCGGCGGAGTAG